The Branchiostoma lanceolatum isolate klBraLanc5 chromosome 7, klBraLanc5.hap2, whole genome shotgun sequence nucleotide sequence CAAAGGGGGGTAAAAACAGGGAGGATTAACAAATTCATAAAATCGTTTCTCACATTTCTAAGAAACCTTCACTAAGAGGTTGACAACCTGTCCACACAGCTGTATCTCTCTAACAGTAGGTTTTACTTTGGACATATTCCAACTCCATAATTAGATTTAAATCACCATAGAGCATCAAACATGTTCCACTGGGTAGAAATCACAAACGTCAGCCAGTGAACATGCAGACTGGACAGATTAAAAACTCAAAACATCTTGTAAGTGTCTTGATTTATGACGTATCTCTGTAATACATCTGGAACTTTGTACAACAATCCATCCTGATCGCACATCATGAGTTTGTTTGGAGGCATACGCATGTCCATCAACACTTGCCGCTGGTCCTGTTATTCAGAATCCAAAGGTGTTTTCACCACTGTACGCGATGTAGAGGAATCCATCCTCATCTTTGTGTTCATTGTAGATTTGACCCATATTGGCACTGAAAGTAGAATGAGATAGAAAATCATATGGTTAGACAATGTGAGTAGCAAAGTCTTATTAACAATAAAAAGCTCCAGACGTAATTTGATCCAATACTTATGAACAAACAGAGATTAAAATGGACTTCAGTGTACCTTGACTGCGGCAGGATTTTCCCCACAAACAAGAAGATGGCGCGTTCCGAGGGCAGCTTGATGCGCTTGCGGATGATCCACATGAACTGTGCCACGGTGATGTCAGTCGGGACCAGGAACTTCTTCTTATCAATGTCTTGGATCTGAGAGTTGGGCACCTTCTCTACTACCACCTGTAAGACCGAGGGAACAGGGACATGTGGATGAGAGAAAAGtcgacttgtacatgtacatgtaatacatgttgACTTGCTCTCGTGAAATTCCATTAGCTGGATCCAACACAGGCTCTTTATACTGCTGCTATCATTGGCATAGACAAATAACATGTaccttgatacatgtacctagaTACCAGCTTCAGCTGAGGAAGGAAGCTAATTGTAATGTTTGTCTTTAGTTTCTTTGATGTAAACAAGTGGAGAAATGACCCTCCGATGAAATGTTAAGAGCCCTTGTCTTTATGAGCGACCTTGTCCCTGATGTATTCCAACATGTCACCCTGAGGGGTAAAGGTCAAGCATCTATCCTGGAGGACTTACAATCAATTATCTATAATCATACACCactgcacacacgcacacacaaggACACCTGTTGGAAGCTAGCCAACATGAAGGAAAATAGAGGCCATATTTCGAATTGTATCCAACTACTTTGACCCTCCTTTTCCTGTCACTTGCCTAGAAAGATCTACTATTGTTTACTATTGCTGTTGAAGTCAGTTACCAATACATCCACCGGCCAAGAAAAACATGTCTAATTTAACGGCTGGTAAGAGTGAAAATacaagataaaaacaaacagCTTACCGGTATCCGGTCAGGGTATTTTCTTCTGATCTTTTCAGACTCTGCTTGGCGATGTTCTGTAAACAAATAGATTGACATACATTACAATTTGTACAGTGCTTAATACATACATACTAAGTATATTTGTATTTCATATAGAACAGTGTGTCACAAGGCCTTTTGATGATTGCAGTTAATAGTTGCATGAAGACCAGATGTTGGCCATATACTGCTCATGCACAAATAAATAACATTGTTGTAAAATTCTAATAACAACAATACATAGACAAAGGCCTCAGCTATATCACTAGGACATATGTCGTTCATGGTGACAAAACTTAAGATCGTGCTCTTTGCTTTTGTACATTTATGCAATATTTTCTCATAGATGAAAAAAACACTCTTTTATGCGTAATGTTAGTGGAGATTGACAGATGGCAATGGTTCTTATTACAAAGGCAAATCATATTTGATACATGCTAAACAGACGTATCGAACAACATCGCAACTGGAACAAGTGCCTTGTTCATGTCAGTAGTACACTTACTAAGGGTGGGACAAAGTCCAAGatgtcaccaaggaggttaacctccttgatgtcacTGACTGATGCTTTCTTCATAAATTATTGCCATCCATCAATTACATTAATTCATAACGTCGCTTGTTTTACCCCACATGAGGAGTAAATAGATTGCAATCAGGATCTTGCAAACAAATGTGTTCCTAAAATGTGGCACCAAACGTCGCTGCTATTTCATCATATGTGAAAAACAGAAGCTACACTAGTGTTGCTTTCGGAAAACACCtccaaaattgacaaaacagcTGCACCAGCAAGTTTTGGACTGCACCTTCTAACCTACTATGGCATATTTTCGCTCGAAATCCCTAGTGAACTTACCCAAGGAGTGTTCCTCCTTGTATAGAAACTTCATTTTCTACAGAAGCGGTCCTCCTCGTGTCGAAtttcgggtgaaaatgagtaaaaATTTCCGCCTATGACTCAGCTCCCAGTTTGTTT carries:
- the LOC136439321 gene encoding gamma-aminobutyric acid receptor-associated protein-like 2 yields the protein MKFLYKEEHSLEHRQAESEKIRRKYPDRIPVVVEKVPNSQIQDIDKKKFLVPTDITVAQFMWIIRKRIKLPSERAIFLFVGKILPQSSANMGQIYNEHKDEDGFLYIAYSGENTFGF